A part of Eremothecium sinecaudum strain ATCC 58844 chromosome VII, complete sequence genomic DNA contains:
- the MCM6 gene encoding MCM DNA helicase complex subunit MCM6 (Syntenic homolog of Ashbya gossypii AFR546W; Syntenic homolog of Saccharomyces cerevisiae YGL201C (MCM6)), giving the protein MSSLAPSSPFGADDHDAEERGNRSSPPPSSIGAGSSIGDIEPMDFPSSQPGVLGSSSGETFDLQNQWRQRSHSDADDTQDPDSYRDNAFGEDVEASALDGIRRKNLNAIKKVRDLTGDKVREAFELFLEEYSTISEDTGEPQLTYRAQVEFMNYYELSTMYIDYTHLAERENGALALAVSEQYYRFLPFLLKGLKRFVRKYAPKLLMSSDSVISQSQQEQESQMHGQSSQNTRTMGSQSVNQSGVATGGSTTSSPEQTERVFQLSFFNLPTVNRIRDIRAERIGSLMSISGTVTRTSEVRPELFKASFTCDMCRAIVDNVEQVFKYTEPTFCPNPSCENQAFWTLNVGRSKFLDWQRVRIQENSNEIPTGSMPRTLDIILRGDCVERAKPGDRCRFTGTEIVVPDVTQLGLVGIKPSSTPDTRGIARTMEGLNSGVSGLKSLGVRDLTYKIAFLACHVASSGNSTNPLAQQNNLELEGNMQQLKGDIDDSERDQEHFLNSLCSEEINELKEMVKDEQIYDKLVRSIAPAVFGHETVKKGILLQMLGGVHKTTVEGINLRGDINICIVGDPSTSKSQFLKYVCGFAPRAVYTSGKASSAAGLTAAVVKDEEGGDFTIEAGALMLADNGICCIDEFDKMDISDQVAIHEAMEQQTISIAKAGIHATLNARTSILAAANPIGGRYNRKLTLRGNLNMTAPIMSRFDLFFVILDDCNEKIDTELASHIVNLHMKRDDAIDPPFTVDQLRRYIKYARTFKPVMTEEARNFLIEKYKQLRKNDVQGYSKSSYRITVRQLESMIRLSEAIARANCVDEITPAFVAEAHDLLRQSIIRVDVEDIVVEEDENHDTDNPPDPSEPAPPTQPSQSIPNKGLKPKQKTTISYEKYVEIMNLLVQKIAENDTAGAAELTAPELVDWYLLQKENDLNTEADYWTERKLAFKVIKRLVKDRILMEIRGNTENIPFDVPEEILRERERIVYVIHPNSSIVDEVPHLQQQG; this is encoded by the coding sequence ATGTCTTCCCTAGCTCCATCAAGTCCGTTTGGTGCTGACGACCATGATGCTGAAGAGCGAGGAAATCGCTCATCGCCTCCACCATCTAGTATCGGAGCAGGAAGTTCAATTGGTGATATTGAGCCAATGGACTTTCCATCTTCACAGCCAGGAGTTTTAGGTTCATCATCCGGTGAAACATTTGATTTACAAAACCAATGGCGCCAAAGAAGTCATTCTGATGCAGATGATACCCAGGATCCTGATTCTTATCGTGATAATGCTTTCGGTGAAGATGTAGAGGCGTCAGCGCTTGATGGTATTAGGAGGAAAAATCTTAATGCAATTAAGAAAGTTCGAGATTTGACAGGTGATAAGGTGCGAGAGGCGTTTGAACTCTTCCTAGAGGAATATTCTACTATTTCAGAAGATACTGGAGAACCTCAGCTAACGTATCGCGCCCAGGTGGAGTTTATGAACTATTACGAATTAAGCACAATGTATATTGATTACACGCATTTAGCTGAAAGAGAAAACGGCGCTCTAGCGCTTGCTGTTTCGGAGCAGTACTATAGGTTCCTGCCCTTTTTATTAAAAGGTTTGAAACGTTTTGTTCGCAAGTACGCCCCTAAGCTACTGATGAGTTCAGATTCTGTAATATCGCAGTCACAACAAGAACAGGAATCGCAGATGCATGGTCAATCTTCACAGAATACTAGGACTATGGGATCACAGTCAGTGAACCAATCTGGCGTTGCTACCGGGGGATCCACCACCTCAAGCCCAGAGCAAACTGAACGTGTGTTCCAGTTAAGTTTCTTCAATTTACCCACAGTGAATAGGATCCGTGATATTAGGGCAGAGAGAATTGGTTCGTTAATGTCGATATCGGGAACTGTGACAAGGACGTCAGAAGTTCGCCCTGAACTTTTCAAGGCTAGTTTTACCTGTGACATGTGCCGTGCCATAGTGGACAACGTCGAACAGGTATTCAAGTACACTGAGCCAACTTTCTGTCCTAATCCATCTTGCGAAAACCAGGCATTTTGGACCCTGAACGTTGGAAGATCAAAATTCCTGGATTGGCAGCGGGTTAGGATACAAGAAAACTCGAATGAAATTCCCACAGGCTCAATGCCAAGAACACTAGATATAATTTTGAGAGGAGACTGTGTGGAAAGAGCAAAACCTGGTGATAGATGCAGGTTCACAGGGACAGAAATTGTTGTGCCCGATGTCACTCAGCTTGGTCTAGTGGGAATAAAACCCAGTTCAACGCCCGACACAAGGGGAATTGCCAGGACGATGGAAGGTCTAAATTCTGGAGTTAGTGGCCTGAAGTCATTAGGTGTTCGAGATCTAACATATAAAATAGCATTCCTAGCCTGCCATGTTGCAAGTTCTGGAAACTCGACCAATCCGTTAGCTCAACAAAATAATTTAGAGTTAGAGGGCAATATGCAGCAACTAAAGGGTGACATTGATGATTCTGAAAGAGACCAAGAACATTTTCTGAACAGCTTATGTTCTGAGGAGATTAACGAGCTAAAAGAGATGGTGAAAGATGAGCAGATATATGATAAACTTGTAAGATCCATTGCACCTGCGGTGTTTGGTCATGAAACGGTAAAGAAGGGAATTTTGTTGCAGATGCTTGGCGGTGTGCACAAGACGACCGTGGAAGGTATAAACTTGAGAGGTGACATTAATATCTGTATTGTTGGTGATCCCTCGACTTCTAAGTCTCAATTTTTAAAGTACGTTTGTGGGTTCGCCCCAAGAGCTGTCTACACGTCAGGTAAAGCCTCTTCCGCAGCCGGTTTGACTGCAGCAGTGGTAAAAGACGAAGAGGGAGGCGACTTCACTATCGAAGCAGGTGCGTTGATGCTTGCTGACAACGGTATCTGTTGTATTGACGAGTTCGATAAAATGGATATCTCGGACCAGGTTGCAATTCACGAGGCAATGGAACAGCAGACCATCTCTATTGCAAAAGCGGGTATTCACGCTACACTAAACGCCAGAACGTCAATTCTAGCCGCCGCAAACCCCATAGGGGGACGTTACAACCGAAAGCTAACACTAAGAGGTAACCTCAACATGACAGCTCCTATCATGTCCAGATTTGATCTGTTTTTTGTGATCCTCGACGATTGCAACGAGAAGATAGACACTGAACTTGCTTCCCATATAGTAAACCTGCATATGAAGCGGGATGACGCCATAGACCCCCCGTTCACCGTAGACCAGCTCCGCCGGTACATAAAGTACGCCCGTACCTTTAAGCCTGTAATGACAGAAGAAGCGCGCAACTTCCTCATTGAAAAATACAAGCAGCTACGAAAGAACGACGTCCAGGGCTATAGCAAGTCAAGCTATAGAATTACCGTCAGGCAGCTGGAATCAATGATCAGACTGAGCGAGGCGATTGCAAGAGCCAATTGCGTCGACGAGATCACGCCAGCCTTCGTGGCCGAAGCCCATGACCTGCTCCGTCAAAGCATCATTAGAGTTGACgttgaagacattgtcGTGGAAGAAGACGAAAACCACGATACCGATAATCCTCCCGATCCTTCCGAGCCCGCGCCGCCCACGCAGCCCTCGCAATCTATACCCAACAAAGGCCTAAAGCCAAAGCAAAAGACTACCATCTCTTACGAAAAATACGTCGAAATTATGAACTTGTTGGTCCAGAAAATAGCAGAAAACGATACAGCAGGCGCTGCAGAACTAACCGCACCTGAACTTGTAGACTGGTACTTACTTCAGAAAGAAAATGATCTGAACACGGAGGCCGACTACTGGACCGAACGTAAGCTTGCATTTAAAGTCATTAAAAGGCTTGTAAAAGATAGAATTCTAATGGAAATCAGGGGCAATACTGAAAATATTCCCTTTGATGTCCCAGAGGAAATCTTACGCGAAAGAGAAAGAATAGTATACGTTATACATCCTAATTCATCtattgttgatgaagtCCCCCATTTACAACAGCAAGGTTAG